A segment of the Lycium ferocissimum isolate CSIRO_LF1 chromosome 5, AGI_CSIRO_Lferr_CH_V1, whole genome shotgun sequence genome:
CTAACCTAAGTGGCATCTAAGCAATAGATTGAAGATCATTTTTTTAGTAGATTCACTTGCTGCTGTATCTGCCATGCCCGTTGGTTTTCCAGTTTAGAAGTGTGTTGAAACCGTTTGCAAGGTTTATTTGAAACCAGGAACAACTGAAGTTAACTACTTGCCCAAATTTATTTATCATATTGAAATTCGAAAAGATGCCAGTGGGGGAAAACTTGTTCCAGTTGTGAAACACGGTTCTTTACAAAAGATTTTTTGAGGAAGAAAACGTGACATATGCATTATCCATCGAGTTATCTTAAGTAGAACGAACCTCCCAATGTAGTAAATcagttactccctctgtttatttttacttgtccacttgggacttttcacgctgtttaagaaatagtaaatgaagtgcataatttatcaatgtactcatattaattggtgtatagttttattggatttgaaaaataatttgaaatgagtaattaatattatggataaaacagaaaaaataaaattgtcttgctaaaagatgaagaaagccaaatttatttttaaaatatcgGAGCAAGAAAGTGTTAATGTAGAAGACATATTTTTGGTAGAACGGGCGACTTTGGGAACAAGTCGGCAATTCTTACAAACAAaataagggaaaaagaaaaaagaaaaaaaaaaaggcacttAATTAGTACGCAAGAACATCTTGAGTAAAGGCATGCCGTATGTTCTTAATTGCGAAAGAATACCCAGTCGGCAATTCTTACAAACAAAataagggaaaaaggaaaaaaaaaaaagggcactTTATTAGTCGACAAGGACATCTTGAATAAAGGCCTGTCGTCGTATGTTCTTAATTGCGAAAGAATACCCTGAGGGAATggtaaaaaagggaaagaaaatgcATGCTAGTGATGTGATTTTCACCTTGCTCCCTCTGTTCcattttgggtgtgtttggtacggatgaaaatatattttgaaaaatgtcTTTTAACTGTCATGTTTGGTtgatcaaaatttttgaaaaatattttttctaaaaataaattctttgaaaatgaggaaaatagaaatagaaaaaacaAGTTTCATAAATGGTTCCATTGTAATTTGTATCTGTAATTTGTCTCCTTCAACACACTCCACCTCTATCACCATATCCCCTCCACCACACTTCAACCTTTCACCCCACTCCCAAGTGTTTGCCTAGATTATATAAAATGTTGttgggataaaaaaaaaattgtggaaatatttttcgtcataccaaacacatgcTTTAAAtggtatatttttatatttatatttaaatatatttcaacttaaattttttattttgttcttaatgaaatgatttataaccacataaatatgtatgacttattttagatgcAAGCTTCTAAagtcttttttcttaaaataaatgcTCAAAACGGTGCTACATAAATTGGACGGAGGAAGTAGCATCTTTTTATTTAGGAATTTGACCCACAATTGACATGCTATGTACATGAACCTTTCTTAATCAAAGTCTAGTTGAATAACTTTGCTTTGTGCGTGGACTGTGCCTCAGTGAGTGACCAAACTTTTGTTGGGAACATATCGTACCAATACCGCTTGAGGCGGTGACTTCATAGATGTGGAGAAAAAGCAAGACATAAAGGAAATGAGGAAAACTCAAAAAAGTTAAGCTATACTTGTAGTTTCATCATTTTGAGCTGTTCTACTTAGAAACTATTTGTGAGCTGATCCCAGATGTAACAACCAAACAAtgtaaattggaaaaaaaaaaaaaaatcaggagaggagcaaaaaaggaaaaggactTGTAAGCATGCTAGAGGAACAGTAAGTGCCATATTCAGCAGTGGCTTTCACTGCTCTAATATCAAAAGTGACACTCATCCCATCCCCCTTCACTCTCCTGAGAATCTTGAATGCAACTCGGACAATGTACAGTGTGACTATGCACAAAATTTTACGAAACCTCTATATATGCACTATTGAACTAGTATGAGAGTTTGTTTTTTCTAATTTAACGAATCAAAGTGATAAATGGCTGAATCTCAGTAGATCGTGCCAACAAGGTCATTGTACCACTTACTGTATCCGTCGTTTATTTAAGTTTTCTTCAAAGGATTCTATTCTCTATTGAAATTGTACTTCAAGGCAGTTCACTAGTTTGGATTGAGATTATGGAGTTTAACAATGTTTTAATTTTATCCCAAACTAATGTtcactttatatatttttaaagcaTTCACTACTtgtataatttttgaaaatgcgTATATTAGCAAATGTGAATCCAAGATTTAAATTCTATGGGGTTCGAACTTTAATgttcttaggggtcgtttggtgtgaAGGATAAGCAAGTCGGATAAAATTTAGAGCGCCCTTATCCCATATTTGGTTTGGAATAAAAATTCGGATAACTAATCACGGATTGTACTATTTTATCCCACTGAGAGGTGCGACATGTCATCCTGGATTAGTCATCCCGGGATAAGTTGTttcccaaccaaacgagcccttagtATTGAACTCATTGTTTTAAAAACTATGGGTTCAGACCTAACTATTTGTTGCAATTTCAGCGAAtctttatacataaatttttgttCCGTGTTAAAGTATTGGGTTTAGATTAATCCGGTACTTGCCTGCTTCATCCGCAACTGCCTATATGTACTTTTAATAAAGAATTTCAACGAAATGGGTGTCGAATAACACCGGTTGAAGCGATGTGTTTTCGCCACTGTTTGTCTTAAAAGCATATAACAAAGATGTCTAGTTTCGTACGTTGTATCGTTTTACTGTCTGTCATAAAGATTACTATGATTATTTAATGTGATTACTATGTTGAGGTAATGAGGTTAATTGGCAATCCAACATTAATTAGTAGCACTAATGTTGTTTTGGGTTCCCCGGCAACCTAAGAACAATGATGGAAAACAGACTTTTTTCTAATAATTGTACTCAATTCTCCCAATTAAAGTTACACCATCATTACCAACATTTGATTATCTTCCCTTATCTAATGAATGATTAACAGACATAATTGAAAAATTATTgtaaatactccctctgtttcttTGTGTTGTCTACCTTTTAGGTAGTGCCCTCCAACTTCCACTTTATGGCTTTTACCAAAATTTCAACCCTCTATAAAGTTACTTACGTTCATTTCACTTGTAGGCCAATGTCCATTTCTTGTCTCCCCTAAAATTAATTGATTTCACAAAAGTGACGAAAGCCGAAATATGAGGGCACTATTAGATTTACTTTTGATATTTGGTACCACGGAGAAGTCAATTTTGGGAAAAGTTGTCTTACAGGAAAGTACCTTTTGGCCATTGAGGAAAGGAAAATCAAACAAGATTGATGATGCTATAAAAAGAAGTTGTCTTTCCCTTGTGTGCAAGGGCACTAGAGCAGAGCTACATACTTCAAAATCTAATGAATCCTACATCGAACAATTATAAATGTACAAGgagaataaattttttttacctaCCTAACATAAGGAGAATTTTAATGTAATGGCAAAAGTGATTCAAAACTTACTTTGCATCGCAGGTTTGAATTGTGTGCAAGGCGTGTATAAGGGGAGGGATGTAGGTTCAAGTGCACTCATGCTCCCCTCAACAATAAGTTCTACTTGGACATCACCACGAGAGTCAGGGGTCTCTCTTGAACTTAGTTTCACGTGGCCGAATATTTATGCCCACTCAAGCCCAGAGCTAGCTTCTTCTTATTGTGGACGTGCATCTCCAAATTACCTTTGACATGGTAAAGATAGTAAATCAAGCCCCTCGCTATCACTAAGTAATATCCATATTCATCTCGCGGAACCATTGGTTTTGATACGAGGTGTTGGACTAAGCTAGCTCAAATATATTGTTAACACCATAACGCGGTGTGATATTATTTGTTTTAGCCAATGCCGCACGGTTGTACTTGTACCCTTAAAAGGCCTCACTTATATTTAATTTCTCAATCTTTTCAGCTATCAATACAAAAGTttatttggacacccaacataTATTTTTGAGATAAGTCATGAGTCCTTTCCACTGAAAACAAATATTGTTGAAGCTTTGTGCCTGAATGACGAATAGTGCAAGAAGACCAGCAACACCCAAACAGCACTTTGGATGGTTTGAtggtcattttattttatggcATAAGGGGACATTGGGAAAAGATGGAAAAGCATTAGAGTGAGATGGATTGGATTGATACACAGCATGGGCTATTGGGATACAGACGCATTATAGAAAAACACATTGACTTCTCATAAAGGTGATGTAAACAGAGAGCAAAAGATTTTTTAGCTCAAGATGGCAGAACTTGAGCCATGCAAAACAAAGGCCAAAAGGTGTCCACATGCATATAGCTAATGTTGCTtctatgttttcttttcttctttttaagaTATCGGAACAACTTCTCTACCTCCTGGTGCTAGAGGGGCGTCCGCGTTCACTCTATTCTCCCTGCATCTACCCGCGTGACACACTGGTGATGTTGTTGTGTGGTGGTGAATCCACGCAGGCCTAGTGAAAAATAGGTTATAATGGAAGGATATCAATTAGATGAGATTATGTTTTACGCATGTTTGTGTTTTTAGAGTCTTCTAGTCATGTATGCcagtaaaatatatgaagaatttcttagtactttttatttttgctttataTAATGTTAATCTGACATGTTGTTGAATCCACGCAGGCCTAGCGAAAAATAGGTTCTAATGGAAGAATATCAATTAGATGAGATTATATTTTACGCATGTTTGTGTTTTTAGAGTCTTTTAGTCATGTATGCCagtaaaatatatgaagttctcagtactttttatttttgctttataTAATGTTAATCTGACATGGGACTAAATGAATCGGCATGGTTTTGTTTTTGTAAAGGGAGGTAAATTTGTTTTATTGTTCAGCCCCTCCATATATAAGACAAGGATGTTCGTGTCTCTCTTATTGTTAGAAAAATAGGTTTCATAAGTAGGGAAGAAATAATCCGACTTTAATAGAGCAATCTttgtccttaaggaatttaagcTTCTCACTTTGTTGCTGCAGGGGTGGTGGTAGAATTCCTTCAGGATTTACGAAGCCAGGAAAATTCGAATACCAGCAATTAATTCGAATTTCTCATAAGAATATAATGTTGTGATTTGTAGTGAAAGCAATAGAGAGATGAAGAGAAAGTCTATAATTATATATACTTTGTTTTGAAGCAGTACCAGGTACTTATAATACCTTAGGAATTTGTTCGCAGCAGACACGTCTGTTCAAAGATGGCTTTTCGTGGTAGACACATCCTTTAGGAATATGTACTATAGCCATAAACAAAAAACGTGTTAATTAATTTCAAACTTAACCACGAAGTTTTAATATCTGAAAAGAGTAACTTTCTTCCCTTTGAAAAGAataactttcttttctctccaaagTTCATTCTCTCATATACTCCCATCAACGCTAATAACTATTTCAATACTTTTAACTCCATAACAAAAATTGTTGTTAGTAGTGGTGACGGTGACGTACGGTGACGGTAGCGGTGATAAATATTCCATCATGTATGTGGCTACCTGCTACCTACCAACAACATGATCATTAGGCAACTTTGCTACTAAACATTTAGGTAAACTGATGTGACCTTTATGAGTTCTGGATTCTAGAGGACAGTGTCCTCAAATGTTAGTAACTGGATTTCTAGatttaatttttgttatatttggtGAAATTCTTAACAAATATATAAGGTTTGTGCCAAAGCTATTGCGTTCTACCGAACCTAAATAGCCTACATCCGTTACTGTAAGTAAATAAGAAGAAATCCCGTAACATTTTTTTCATCTCAATTGAGATTTAAATGACAATCTTCTATGATTTTCACCCACCGCATTGATGGATAGGTTACGGTGCACTATTGTTGTTTCTGTGTTTGATATAACATGTTAGATATATAGCATATTAGGTTTCATATTAGTGCAAATTTGACTTGCTGTTTGTGGGATATAGGTATTGCAACTCATCATCATTGTATACCAATTGGGTGGGATGCACCATCACTAGAGCTATAGCCTCTTGAACTCACAATAAAAAGGCCTTCACTTCTCCCACTCCAAGTCTCCTTACAAATAAGAGCTCAACTTCTATTCTACTAAATTATTTAGCTAACTCAGCTGATAGCTAGTAGAAATTGAATAAACACAGAGCCATGAGACCTACTTCCAAAGCTTTTCTTCTACTTGTtctatttttcatctttgtgtcatcaggtaatatatatatatatatatatatatatatatatatatatatatatatatatatatatatatatatatatatatatatatatatatatatgagctgCTTTTGCTGAAAAATGACaatcaccttttccaccaaggaaaatatataaatgcatataacgtgtattcttgttttccttttatgttattTAGGTACTGTTGAAGGCTTGGGTAATGGCGCAAACCGCATTTACAAACTTCAAAAGGTATTAAGGGCTATTATATTGAACTCAGTAAGGAAAAAGTATTTTATGAAGAAGTTATTTTCAGTGTGTATGGTTaccaggaaaacattttctatcAAATGAACGGAAGTCATTTCGTTATGACTATTTTAACTTATAACTTTTCACTATATTTTGtatgaaaatatatttcataaaaaatgaCATGTCATATCAAAGAAAAACTTTGATTTCTCACAGCTTATGATTTTTTCATTTAATGTATGTCAATGTAACAAGAAAGCAATCTATTGCTTAATCCCACT
Coding sequences within it:
- the LOC132058283 gene encoding uncharacterized protein LOC132058283 translates to MRPTSKAFLLLVLFFIFVSSGTVEGLGNGANRIYKLQKKNGLREIPRKLMMLDPVLDYDYAGPNPRHDPGRKRGHP